The Streptomyces sp. NBC_01353 genome contains a region encoding:
- a CDS encoding ADP-ribosyltransferase → MGGLLGDIGDGISDLGKGIEDGINEGLGAIEDGIDSGKKALGETVDWATDKAGERLDSYGLHKAADVVTDWGDGVASDLGATPGEKQLGQTEEANELVHGNPAKILESAGHLKDFRAAFEKVGQGMRKVDSSRWKGMGGDSFREKFGVHPTKWLHAADACENAAAALEAYADTVKWAQGQAYEAIDLYRKGKQVSEEAKTAAKAAAAEKESGAATEKGAAAAEAENAAKALIEEAKARLADAREQRNAAARDAQARVDKALAHAPAEPPPLERLGDNIADGYQAYNMELTHVVGGALKGTAGLVNFVRGLNPADPYNLTHPAAYTQNLSMTLSGLVSTVAHPERAVSAAVESFKKDPSEFLGRLIPELFGTKGTGLAGGGLRFAAKEGLEAAATNPVTRNGLKYGDDVGGTPPSPPTGLADDAMSHTPPAGVADNAVSQLPPGWTIDSPTAWPTPTGLVDDAAVAQKWDDLAQATNHVDEGAVHADSVDPKTAQDFLDDQYPELNGVNDGPGGHPDNGFTYEPHVSADEFRGLPDAQKHDVAFDEVSDGAVRFPDDDAAIAYGRDHWNEYAENLPPEAKQSFLDYSDEHGGGPSPNYATYKEMNGYLRSGDEGLGTPDVLRNIEEVDKALAGRRLPEDVMVVRGSGVGHLDFDAPKDLIGQTLTDKGYMSTSLGNNPVAAFKDMDAVMHLRVPEGTPAMWIEKVSHFGMGERELLLGRGTQYTITRAFESNGQLHIYGEVLPGN, encoded by the coding sequence ATGGGCGGCCTGCTCGGCGACATCGGCGACGGCATCAGCGACCTCGGCAAAGGCATCGAGGACGGCATCAACGAAGGCCTCGGCGCCATCGAGGACGGCATCGACTCCGGCAAGAAGGCGCTGGGCGAGACCGTCGACTGGGCGACCGACAAGGCCGGCGAGCGCCTCGACTCCTACGGCCTGCACAAGGCCGCCGACGTGGTCACGGACTGGGGAGACGGCGTCGCGTCGGACCTCGGCGCGACGCCCGGCGAGAAGCAGCTCGGCCAGACCGAGGAGGCGAACGAGCTCGTCCACGGCAACCCCGCCAAGATCCTCGAGAGCGCGGGGCACCTGAAGGACTTCCGGGCCGCTTTCGAGAAGGTCGGCCAGGGCATGAGGAAGGTCGACTCCTCGCGCTGGAAGGGCATGGGCGGCGACTCCTTCCGCGAGAAGTTCGGCGTCCACCCCACCAAATGGCTGCACGCGGCCGACGCGTGCGAGAACGCCGCCGCCGCGCTCGAGGCGTACGCGGACACCGTGAAGTGGGCGCAGGGCCAGGCGTACGAGGCCATCGACCTGTACCGGAAGGGCAAGCAGGTCTCGGAGGAGGCCAAGACGGCCGCCAAGGCCGCCGCCGCAGAGAAGGAGTCCGGGGCGGCCACCGAGAAGGGTGCCGCGGCCGCCGAGGCCGAGAACGCCGCGAAGGCGCTCATCGAGGAGGCCAAGGCCCGCCTCGCCGATGCCCGCGAGCAGCGGAACGCCGCCGCTCGCGACGCCCAGGCCAGGGTCGACAAGGCCCTCGCCCACGCCCCGGCCGAACCGCCGCCGCTCGAGCGTCTGGGCGACAACATCGCCGACGGCTACCAGGCCTACAACATGGAGCTGACCCACGTGGTGGGCGGCGCCCTCAAGGGAACGGCGGGACTGGTCAACTTCGTCCGGGGCCTCAACCCGGCCGATCCGTACAACCTGACGCACCCGGCCGCGTACACGCAGAACCTCTCGATGACGCTCTCCGGCCTGGTCTCCACGGTCGCCCACCCCGAGCGCGCGGTGTCGGCCGCCGTCGAGAGCTTCAAGAAGGACCCGTCCGAGTTCTTGGGCCGTCTCATCCCCGAACTGTTCGGTACGAAGGGCACGGGCCTCGCCGGCGGCGGCCTTCGGTTCGCCGCCAAGGAGGGGCTGGAGGCGGCGGCGACGAACCCGGTGACGAGGAACGGCCTGAAGTACGGGGACGACGTCGGCGGTACGCCGCCGTCGCCGCCGACGGGGCTGGCCGACGACGCCATGTCGCACACGCCGCCGGCCGGAGTGGCCGACAACGCGGTCTCCCAGCTGCCCCCGGGCTGGACGATCGACTCCCCGACCGCCTGGCCGACGCCGACCGGGCTGGTCGACGACGCGGCGGTCGCCCAGAAGTGGGACGATCTGGCCCAGGCCACGAACCATGTGGACGAGGGTGCCGTCCACGCGGACTCGGTGGATCCCAAGACGGCTCAGGATTTCCTGGACGACCAGTATCCGGAGCTCAACGGGGTCAATGACGGGCCCGGCGGGCATCCCGACAATGGGTTCACGTACGAGCCGCACGTTTCGGCGGACGAGTTCAGGGGTCTCCCCGACGCACAGAAGCACGATGTCGCGTTCGACGAGGTCAGCGACGGCGCCGTACGGTTCCCGGACGACGATGCGGCGATCGCCTACGGCAGGGATCACTGGAACGAGTACGCGGAAAACCTCCCTCCGGAGGCCAAGCAGTCATTCCTTGATTACTCGGACGAGCATGGGGGAGGGCCGAGCCCGAACTACGCCACGTACAAGGAGATGAACGGATACCTCCGGAGCGGGGATGAGGGATTGGGAACCCCGGATGTCCTTCGTAATATCGAAGAGGTCGACAAGGCGCTGGCCGGTCGCCGTCTGCCGGAGGACGTCATGGTGGTTCGAGGGTCGGGAGTCGGTCACCTGGACTTCGACGCCCCCAAGGACCTGATCGGGCAGACGCTCACCGACAAGGGCTACATGTCGACCTCGCTCGGGAACAATCCGGTGGCCGCGTTCAAGGACATGGATGCGGTGATGCATCTTCGAGTTCCCGAGGGAACGCCTGCCATGTGGATCGAGAAGGTCAGCCATTTCGGAATGGGCGAGCGGGAGTTGCTGCTCGGGCGCGGCACGCAATACACCATCACACGGGCCTTCGAGTCCAACGGCCAGCTGCACATCTACGGCGAAGTGCTGCCGGGGAACTAG
- a CDS encoding ADP-ribosylglycohydrolase family protein encodes MLFGLAFGDAMGYPTEFLNMEQIGAKFGPWHKMELPLSPGGVVRVTDDTQMMLAVGEALAEVTGGTGDTRGERGTRGERGARGAAREGASPLTPAAVEAALRRRFVSWLHDPDNNRAPGQTCLDACAALERDIPWQAASILRSKGCGANMRVAPVALVPGLSAEQRAGIAQLQAALTHGHPTALAASDLTAHAVWLLANACPLTSLVDELRAYAQESRRVYHVGWLGDLAQRAGAPDPETYIAFGWDECLRALDRVTEALREPDVDRDPSEAVGAGWVAEEALATALYCFLVVDGYARPALQRAAHSSGDSDSIAALAGAFAGARHGIKFWPPEWREVIEYRDRLSALGTAWD; translated from the coding sequence GTGCTGTTCGGCCTCGCCTTCGGGGATGCCATGGGCTACCCGACGGAGTTCCTGAACATGGAGCAGATCGGCGCCAAGTTCGGTCCGTGGCACAAGATGGAGCTCCCTCTTTCCCCTGGCGGCGTCGTGCGGGTGACCGACGACACGCAGATGATGCTGGCCGTCGGCGAAGCGCTGGCGGAGGTCACGGGAGGTACGGGAGACACCCGGGGGGAGCGAGGCACTCGAGGCGAACGAGGGGCGCGAGGAGCGGCACGAGAAGGAGCGTCCCCGCTCACGCCCGCCGCTGTGGAAGCGGCTCTGAGGAGACGCTTCGTGTCCTGGCTGCACGACCCGGACAACAACCGGGCCCCAGGTCAGACGTGCCTGGACGCATGCGCAGCGCTGGAACGCGACATCCCCTGGCAGGCCGCGAGCATCCTCCGGTCCAAGGGATGCGGCGCGAACATGCGGGTGGCCCCTGTAGCCCTCGTGCCCGGCCTGTCGGCCGAGCAGCGCGCGGGCATCGCGCAGCTGCAAGCAGCCCTGACCCACGGACACCCGACGGCGCTCGCGGCGAGCGACCTGACGGCCCACGCCGTGTGGCTCCTCGCCAACGCCTGCCCCCTGACGAGCCTCGTCGACGAGCTGCGTGCCTATGCGCAGGAATCGCGGCGGGTGTACCACGTCGGCTGGCTGGGCGACCTCGCCCAGAGGGCAGGCGCGCCGGACCCCGAAACGTACATCGCCTTCGGCTGGGACGAATGTCTGCGCGCTCTCGACCGCGTGACCGAGGCGCTGCGCGAGCCGGACGTGGACCGGGATCCCAGCGAGGCGGTCGGAGCCGGCTGGGTCGCCGAGGAAGCGCTCGCGACCGCCCTGTACTGCTTCCTGGTCGTCGACGGCTATGCACGCCCCGCGCTGCAACGCGCCGCGCACTCGTCGGGAGACTCCGACTCGATCGCGGCCCTGGCAGGCGCCTTCGCCGGAGCGCGGCACGGCATCAAGTTCTGGCCGCCGGAGTGGCGCGAGGTGATCGAGTACCGCGACCGCCTCAGTGCTCTGGGCACGGCCTGGGACTGA
- a CDS encoding toxin glutamine deamidase domain-containing protein, whose translation MQTQNPMQQATAWLDAIYGGLVELAVPHPMYETDTAWLLSCQALPQPGYPRSPMLAASLVVPKDGSSPFHPASSAPLADLEPGPARETAARVRNQARRINARGCVAALHSTLGGHRSVALPWRPAHEAPAWWDRLNRRYFPGFTPVPVADWNDVIRALQGPGPDTRGLVWVRREVGGQEATGNLIYAHNNNGQVVLLDGITATLAELDTAHVRELILLRSLPISAR comes from the coding sequence ATGCAGACACAGAACCCGATGCAGCAGGCGACCGCCTGGCTGGACGCGATCTACGGCGGGCTCGTCGAGCTCGCCGTACCGCACCCGATGTACGAGACGGATACGGCCTGGCTGCTGTCCTGCCAGGCCCTCCCGCAGCCCGGCTACCCGCGTTCGCCGATGCTCGCGGCTTCGCTCGTCGTACCCAAGGACGGCAGCTCCCCGTTCCACCCCGCCTCCAGCGCGCCGCTGGCGGACCTGGAACCGGGGCCCGCACGCGAGACCGCCGCTCGCGTCCGGAACCAGGCGCGCCGTATCAACGCGCGCGGATGCGTGGCCGCGCTGCACTCCACGCTCGGCGGACATCGGTCGGTCGCTTTGCCCTGGCGCCCGGCCCATGAGGCCCCCGCCTGGTGGGACCGACTGAACCGCAGGTACTTCCCGGGTTTCACGCCCGTGCCGGTGGCCGACTGGAACGACGTGATCAGGGCCCTTCAGGGTCCGGGTCCGGACACGCGCGGGCTCGTGTGGGTACGCCGCGAGGTCGGCGGCCAGGAAGCGACCGGGAACCTGATCTACGCCCACAACAACAACGGCCAGGTTGTCCTCCTGGACGGCATCACGGCAACCCTGGCCGAGCTGGACACCGCACACGTACGCGAACTGATCCTCCTCCGGTCACTGCCGATCTCCGCCCGATGA
- a CDS encoding YoaK family protein, with the protein MKPRAGGALTSIMIVLTLTTGMIEAVSFLALGPVFTAMQTGNLLLLAFALTGGAGLSPAAAGVSCAGFVVGAVLGSRLESSVDTHGRRWFVPALLGEGVLLGLAVLVAWRTGVDGPGGPVTGRHFAVTALVAAAMGVRNITTLRVRVPDVPTTLSTRALTAFLGGLPHVADPRIGSGVRHEGRRFASIGAMFAGGVLGAWLLHEGVRPAAVLGVPCALVLFLGVASWVVPERRTSEPG; encoded by the coding sequence ATGAAGCCCAGGGCAGGGGGCGCGCTCACCTCGATCATGATCGTGCTCACGCTGACGACCGGCATGATCGAGGCCGTCAGCTTCCTCGCGCTGGGTCCGGTCTTCACCGCGATGCAGACCGGGAATCTGCTCCTGCTCGCGTTCGCGCTCACGGGTGGCGCCGGGCTGTCGCCGGCCGCTGCGGGAGTCTCCTGTGCCGGCTTCGTGGTCGGCGCGGTGCTCGGTTCACGGCTGGAGTCGAGCGTGGACACCCACGGCCGTCGGTGGTTCGTTCCCGCGCTGCTCGGCGAGGGGGTGTTGCTGGGCCTCGCCGTGCTGGTCGCGTGGCGTACCGGAGTCGACGGGCCGGGCGGACCCGTGACCGGCCGCCACTTCGCCGTGACCGCGCTGGTCGCCGCCGCCATGGGGGTACGCAACATCACGACCCTGCGGGTACGGGTCCCGGACGTGCCCACGACGCTGTCGACCCGTGCCCTGACGGCGTTCCTCGGCGGGCTGCCGCACGTCGCGGACCCCCGCATCGGCTCGGGCGTCCGTCATGAGGGCCGCCGGTTCGCCTCGATCGGGGCGATGTTCGCGGGCGGTGTGCTGGGCGCCTGGCTGCTGCACGAAGGGGTGCGCCCGGCTGCGGTTCTGGGCGTTCCCTGTGCGCTGGTCCTGTTCCTGGGCGTGGCGTCCTGGGTGGTGCCGGAGCGGCGTACGTCCGAGCCGGGATGA
- a CDS encoding DUF397 domain-containing protein, which translates to MIRKPELEWFKSTYSSGTDGESCIEVATTPGTIHVRDSKVTEGPRLSFAPGAWAGFVSYASER; encoded by the coding sequence ATGATCCGCAAGCCCGAGCTGGAGTGGTTCAAGAGCACGTACAGCAGCGGCACCGATGGCGAGTCCTGCATCGAGGTCGCCACCACCCCCGGCACCATCCACGTCCGCGACTCAAAGGTCACCGAAGGCCCCCGCCTCAGCTTCGCCCCCGGCGCCTGGGCCGGCTTCGTCTCGTACGCGTCCGAGCGCTGA
- a CDS encoding helix-turn-helix transcriptional regulator — translation MGVDMVDGAGTDEPGWEVDPEDESGAAVVAAVGRQIKLWRETKGLRAAEFGELVGYGEDLIRKVERGARIPRPEFLDKVDEVLGAGGIIAAMKSDVAEVRYPKKVRDLKKLEERAVEFGLYESNSIHGLLQTPEHARALFEAGQPAYSQDDIERMLAARMARRSVFERSPAPALSFVLEEAPLRRPVGGTMVWRQQLERLLEVGRLRNVSLQVMPTHSEAHPGLDGRIEVLKFGDGTAVGRSDGAFTGRPVSDPKQLRILELRYGTIRAQALTPRESLAFIEQLLGET, via the coding sequence ATGGGCGTGGACATGGTGGACGGCGCGGGGACGGACGAGCCGGGCTGGGAGGTCGATCCGGAGGATGAGTCGGGAGCGGCGGTGGTGGCCGCCGTGGGTCGCCAGATCAAGCTGTGGCGGGAGACGAAGGGGCTGCGCGCGGCCGAGTTCGGGGAGCTGGTCGGGTACGGCGAGGACCTGATCCGGAAGGTGGAGCGGGGGGCCCGGATCCCGCGTCCGGAGTTCCTGGACAAGGTGGACGAGGTGCTGGGGGCGGGCGGGATCATCGCGGCGATGAAGAGCGATGTGGCGGAGGTCCGGTACCCGAAGAAGGTGCGGGATCTGAAGAAGCTGGAGGAGCGGGCGGTCGAGTTCGGGCTGTACGAGAGCAACAGCATTCACGGGCTGTTGCAGACGCCGGAGCACGCGCGAGCCCTCTTCGAGGCAGGGCAGCCGGCGTACTCGCAGGACGACATAGAGCGCATGCTCGCCGCGCGCATGGCCCGGCGGTCGGTCTTCGAACGGTCACCCGCACCCGCACTCAGTTTTGTTCTGGAGGAGGCGCCGCTGCGCCGCCCGGTCGGGGGCACAATGGTGTGGAGACAGCAGCTCGAACGTCTGCTGGAGGTGGGGCGGTTGCGCAACGTCTCGCTCCAGGTGATGCCGACGCACAGCGAGGCCCACCCCGGACTGGACGGCAGGATCGAGGTGCTGAAATTCGGGGACGGAACGGCCGTGGGCCGTTCCGACGGCGCCTTCACCGGACGCCCGGTCTCCGACCCGAAACAGCTGCGGATCCTTGAGCTGCGGTATGGCACCATCCGGGCGCAGGCTCTCACTCCAAGGGAGTCACTCGCCTTCATCGAGCAATTGCTGGGAGAAACATGA
- a CDS encoding ATP-binding protein — protein MNPEQAQLLATARQFGIQLSATPRGARLARLLAAEQLRTWELEAASEAAAHVVAELAANAVTHGRVPGRDFLLCLLATTATLRIEVTDTRGDLRPTLGRPTDTESGRGLLLVEALSDRWGVASGPVPRKTVWAEIGLTARP, from the coding sequence ATGAATCCGGAACAAGCCCAACTTCTGGCGACTGCACGCCAGTTCGGAATCCAGCTCTCCGCTACGCCTCGGGGGGCCCGCCTCGCCCGCCTCCTGGCCGCGGAGCAGCTGCGCACCTGGGAGCTGGAGGCCGCCTCTGAGGCCGCCGCCCACGTCGTCGCCGAGTTGGCGGCGAACGCCGTGACGCACGGCCGCGTCCCCGGAAGGGACTTCCTCCTGTGCCTCCTCGCCACGACCGCCACCCTCCGTATCGAGGTCACGGACACACGCGGTGATCTCCGGCCCACCCTCGGCCGGCCGACGGACACGGAATCGGGGCGCGGTCTCCTGCTCGTCGAGGCACTGTCGGACAGGTGGGGTGTCGCCTCCGGCCCCGTGCCGCGCAAGACGGTCTGGGCGGAGATCGGGCTCACCGCCAGACCGTGA
- a CDS encoding ankyrin repeat domain-containing protein, producing the protein MDIPNQLTRAAEDGDVAAVARLLGAGAEVDAPNSVRRTALDLAVSAGHAETVRLLLAAGADPCQRTGEYDELTPLLQAAMRPDTDVVRALLAAGAPMCAQGKMDWVPLVVAATSGDLGYPQIVVLFLDHGADINAVMKGRTALELAVAGGKVQMARWLLGRGAVPTAHALSTAHHHARRSPEDAERYALVIHALHAARLRD; encoded by the coding sequence ATGGACATACCGAATCAACTGACGCGGGCCGCAGAAGACGGCGATGTGGCTGCGGTGGCGCGGCTGCTGGGTGCGGGAGCCGAGGTGGATGCCCCGAACAGTGTTCGGCGTACTGCGCTGGATCTTGCGGTGAGCGCGGGGCATGCCGAGACCGTCCGGCTGCTCCTTGCCGCGGGGGCGGATCCGTGCCAGCGGACAGGTGAGTACGACGAGTTGACGCCGCTGCTTCAGGCGGCGATGCGCCCTGACACTGACGTGGTCAGGGCCTTGCTCGCTGCCGGGGCACCCATGTGTGCCCAGGGCAAGATGGACTGGGTGCCGCTGGTGGTGGCAGCGACCAGCGGAGACCTGGGCTACCCGCAGATCGTGGTTCTGTTCCTGGACCACGGGGCGGACATCAACGCCGTGATGAAGGGCAGGACAGCTCTTGAGCTGGCGGTTGCCGGCGGAAAGGTGCAGATGGCGCGCTGGCTGCTCGGTCGCGGCGCAGTGCCGACGGCGCATGCCTTGAGCACGGCCCACCATCACGCTCGGCGGTCGCCGGAGGACGCGGAGAGATACGCGCTCGTCATCCATGCCCTGCATGCCGCGAGGCTCAGGGATTGA